The genome window GTCACCTTATGGTTGCTCCCTATCGTCATACTGCTCTGTATGAAAGCTTATCAGACGAAGAGCTTTTAGAAATGCATCATTTGGCGGGGCATTGTTTAAAAGTTCTAAAGAAAGTTATGAATCCCCAAGGGTTTAATCTAGGTGTTAATCTTGGTAAAGTTGGCGGAGCTGGATTCGATGGACATCTTCATTTGCATATTGTTCCTCGATGGAATGGAGATACAAATTTTATGCCAGTTTTAGGTGATACAAGGGTTATAGCAGAGAGTCTTGAAGAGACATATAAGAAAATCAAAAAGGCATGGCCTTTGAGCGATGAGAGATGAGTTTTGGGAGCCTGCAAGAAAGGCAGTATATGAAATAAAGATAAAGCGTTCTCTTTTTATTTCTCATGCTGCCCTTACGAAAAACGAAGAAGAAGCCAAAGAATATATTTTAAAAACTTCACAGGAACATAAACAAGCGACTCATAATTGTTGGGCATATAGATTAGGTGTCGAGCCAGTGCTTGAATATTATTCCGATGATGGCGAACCTTCGGGAACAGCCGGTAAACCAATA of Aminobacterium sp. MB27-C1 contains these proteins:
- a CDS encoding HIT domain-containing protein, producing the protein MESIFAPWRMAYIANSSKQESCIFCDFPKMNEDEKNLIIYRGKCCFVICNAFPYNPGHLMVAPYRHTALYESLSDEELLEMHHLAGHCLKVLKKVMNPQGFNLGVNLGKVGGAGFDGHLHLHIVPRWNGDTNFMPVLGDTRVIAESLEETYKKIKKAWPLSDER